One window of the Mixophyes fleayi isolate aMixFle1 chromosome 6, aMixFle1.hap1, whole genome shotgun sequence genome contains the following:
- the WBP2 gene encoding WW domain-binding protein 2 codes for MALNGNHLDGGGVVIDNHESVLMSYEHVELTFSDMENTPDAFRGTKKGSVILTPYRVIFVSKGRDPMQSFMMPFYLMKDCEIKQPVFGANFIKGTVRAEPGGGWEGSATFKLSFPAGGAIEFGQHMLQVASQASRGGPPAGGFPYISNGGYAYPPTASNGIYPPPPAGYPFPPPPTEFYPGPSMQDSSLSYMHPPPPPYPGPMEPPSACASNLPSTAAEAKAAEAAASGYCSQSHAYMPMDLPPPPPYFPPDEKKNQ; via the exons ATGGCGCTGAACGGAAACCATCTGGATGGCGGAGGCGTCGTAATTGACAACCACGAGAG TGTTTTGATGTCCTATGAACATGTGGAGCTTACATTTAGTGACATGGAGAACACACCAGATGCATTTCGAGGGACCAAGAAGGGCAGCGTAATACTAACTCCGTACAGA GTGATATTTGTTTCCAAAGGAAGAGACCCAATGCAGTCATTTATGATGCCTTTCTACCTGATGAAAGACTGTGAAATCAAGCAACCGGTTTTTGGAGCCAACTTTATCAAGGGCACTGTCAGAGCGGAGCCTGGCG GTGGCTGGGAAGGCTCTGCCACATTCAAACTCAGTTTTCCTGCTGGGGGAGCTATAGAATTCGGCCAACACATGTTACAAGTGGCCTCTCAAG CTTCAAGAGGAGGTCCTCCTGCTGGTGGATTTCCATACATATCCAACGGAGGGTATGCCTATCCACCAACTGCGTCCAATGGGATCTATCCTCCTCCCCCCGCTGGGTACCCTTTCCCCCCACCTCCCACTG AGTTTTACCCTGGACCTTCCATGCAGGACAGTTCTTTGTCATACATGCACCCACCGCCTCCTCCGTATCCAGGCCCCATGGAGCCACCGTCTGCATGTGCCTCTAACTTGCCTTCTACAGCAG CGGAGGCCAAGGCGGCAGAAGCGGCTGCCAGTGGTTACTGCAGTCAGAGCCATGCTTACATGCCAATG GACCTCCCTCCACCCCCTCCGTATTTCCCCCCAGACGAAAAGAAGAATCAGTAA